From one Mya arenaria isolate MELC-2E11 chromosome 4, ASM2691426v1 genomic stretch:
- the LOC128232670 gene encoding alpha-1,6-mannosyl-glycoprotein 4-beta-N-acetylglucosaminyltransferase-like: MRIRTRWIPWIPVGRSARLKCMLFLMTAFFLSVQHFINISERRTAQNGFHISYSTKRTTVTSRPSAETEWSISMGLKQGSEETSAQRDYGPLSNRTCSGQIQLLMGHHRQRKGFLTVGISSVPRDGEFYLPVTLSSLHEKLTGAERDEVVIVVYLASFDKEFVNDIFTQVHTFYNESLESGLLQIIQPEPIIYHDMDNIKKRTYNDSLERVHWRTKQNVDYGHLFGYCENISQYYIHLEDDVIAATGFLDDIKAMIVDVNKPLFNKEWFELSFSGLGFIGKLYRSRELCSMKKFFLLFKVEKPCDLLIKDLRGIMQQQKEIKRAKSLFQHIGITSSLAGKTQKLTDRLFKDRRKSGNAIEQYLLVNYKQSTLKNPNAEIRSSLKTFGRYLPHIPYISSAMGFYWAETPSNNSVYRITFRTLQHVNSIVIKTGHPVNKNDFLTEGEVWLSQGSLDKNCEDYTKAGPFEDGQFSVNFETVVPVQCIEIRITKDMDTWLIIWEIVIDS; encoded by the exons ATGCGCATACGGACGCGCTGGATTCCATGGATTCCCGTGGGACGGTCGGCCCGTCTCAAGTGTATGCTGTTTTTGATGACTGCCTTCTTTTTGTCCGTccaacattttatcaacatttcaG AAAGAAGAACGGCTCAAAATGgttttcacatttcatattCGACGAAAAGAACG ACGGTGACTAGCCGCCCATCAGCAGAGACAGAATGGTCAATATCCATGGGGTTGAAACAAGGGAGCGAAGAAACATCAGCACAGAGAGATTACGGACCGTTATCGAACAGGACGTGCAGTGGACAAATACAGCTACTAATGGGTCACCACAGACAACGTAAAG GATTTTTGACCGTCGGGATAAGCAGCGTTCCAAGAGATGGTGAGTTTTACCTGCCAGTGACGTTATCATCACTTCATGAGAAGTTGACAGGTGCTGAAAGGGATGAAGTGGTGATTGTTGTCTACTTGGCCTCCTTCGACAAGGAATTCGTTAACGACATATTCACTcaggtccacacattttacaacGAAAGTTTGGAGTCGGGGCTTCTTCAAATTATTCAGCCGGAGCCAATCATTTACCATGACATGGA TAATATAAAGAAGCGCACATACAACGACAGTCTTGAGAGGGTACACTGGcgtacaaaacaaaatgtggACTACGGGCATCTGTTCGGATACTGTGAGAACATATCCCAATATTATATACACTTGGAGGATGACGTCATCGCTGCAACAGGCTTCCTAGACGACATTAAAGCCATGATAGTGGACGTCAACAAACCTTTATTCAACAAGGAGTGGTTCGAACTGTCATTCAGTGGCCTAGGTTTCATAGGAAAATTGTATCGATCAAGAGAGTTATGTTCAATGAAGAAGTTCTTTTTACTATTCAAAGTAGAAAAGCCTTGTGATCTATTGATTAAGGACTTGCGTGGTATCATGCAACAACAGAAAGAAATCAAAAGAGCTAAATCACTTTTTCAACATATAGGTATTACCTCCTCTCTTGCAGGCAAAACTCAAAAACTCACTGACAGGTTGTTTAAGGATAGGAGAAAGTCAGGGAATGCAATAGAACAATACTTGCttgttaattataaacaatcaaCATTGAAAAATCCAAATGCTGAAATACGTTCTTCTTTAAAAACGTTTGGACGCTATTTGCCCCATATACCATACATCTCAAGTGCCATGGGGTTTTACTGGGCCGAGACTCCGTCCAATAATTCGGTCTATAGGATAACCTTTAGAACGCTGCAACATGTCAACAGTATCGTTATCAAGACTGGCCATCCTGTAAACAAGAACGACTTTCTTACGGAAGGAGAGGTCTGGCTTAGCCAGGGTTCACTTGACAAGAATTGTGAAGATTATACAAAGGCTGGCCCCTTTGAAGATGGACAGTTCAGTGTTAACTTTGAAACTGTAGTGCCTGTACAGTGTATTGAAATTCGTATCACAAAGGATATGGATACATGGCTGATTATATGGGAAATAGTCATTGATTCCTGA
- the LOC128232014 gene encoding nuclear receptor subfamily 1 group I member 2-like yields the protein MKTQSLDFCLIKPGNTEFTEISSKLSAFEFVAMNDGIAEVRECMEGGSDAERKPLLPPCRICRGKASGFHYGVNSCEACKGFFRRCLRTKNELKCAADNDCTFRRGSRTNCSACRFRLCEQQGMSKQAIKTGRYTSARRSQYIKEVKLEAHTPGSTGINEEENSPSTADPIRNALECQDVPRVLHYDSLVSDLLQAVSRTIEGDLDSFLNKLKMESRKNDYFIASWSIGC from the exons atgaaaacacaaTCGTTAGATTTTTGCCTTATAAAACCTGGAAATACAGAATT TACAGAGATATCGTCGAAATTGTCCGCATTCGAGTTTGTTGCTATGAACGACGGTATAGCGGAAGTGCGGGAGTGTATGGAAGGTGGCTCAGATGCCGAGAGGAAACCACTTCTGCCCCCCTGTCGGATATGTAGGGGAAAGGCATCAGGCTTCCACTATGGCGTCAATTCTTGCGAGGCTTGTAAG GGCTTCTTCCGACGGTGCCTGCGGACGAAAAATGAACTAAAGTGTGCCGCCGACAATGACTGCACGTTCCGGCGGGGCTCGCGGACCAACTGCTCGGCTTGTCGTTTCCGTTTGTGTGAGCAGCAAGGCATGTCCAAACAAG CAATTAAAACTGGTCGGTATACATCAGCGAGGAGATCGCAGTACATCAAGGAAGTGAAACTTGAAGCGCATACACCAGG GTCGACGGGTATTAATGAGGAGGAGAACAGCCCATCGACAGCTGATCCAATCCGTAACGCCTTAGAGTGTCAAGATGTTCCACGGGTGCTGCACTATGATAGTCTCGTGTCGGATTTACTTCAAGCAGTGTCAAGGACGATAGAAGGGGACCTGGACTCTTTCCTTAACAAGCTTAAAATGGAAAGCAGGAAAAATGATTACTTT ATAGCATCCTGGAGTATTGGTTGTTGA